The Urocitellus parryii isolate mUroPar1 chromosome 6, mUroPar1.hap1, whole genome shotgun sequence genome includes a window with the following:
- the Polg gene encoding DNA polymerase subunit gamma-1 isoform X3 translates to MSRLLWKKVAGATVGPGLVPAAGRWVSSSVLDPVPSDGQLRPQQPQVPSSEGGQLRHNPLHIQMLSRGLHEQIFGHGGEMPDEAAVRRSVEHLQKHGLWGQPAAPMPDVELRLPPLYGGSLDQHFRLLAQKQSLPYLEAANSLLQAQLPPQPPSWAWEEGWTRYGPEGEAVPVAIPEERALVFDVEVCLAEGTCPTLAVAISPSAWYSWCSRRLVEERYSWTNQLSPADLVPLEVPASASSSTQRNWQEQLVVGHNVSFDRAHIREQYLIQGSRMRFLDTMSMHMAISGLSSFQRSLWVAAKQGKHKARHPTQRGQKSQSKANGHVISSWDWMDISSINNLADVHHLYVGGPPLEKEPRELFVKGSMQDIRVNFQDLMQYCARDVWATYEVFQQQLPLFLERCPHPVTLAGMLEMGVSYLPVNQNWERYLEEAQNTYEELQREMKKSLMDLANDACQLLSGDRYKEDPWLWDLEWDLQEFKQKKSKKVKKESATASKLPVEEAGDPIDREDPGPPSEEEEVQRDVMAHACLQQLKGTTEVLLPKRLQHLPGHPGWYRKLCPRLDDPEWTPGPSLVSLQMRVTPKLMALTWDGFPLHYSERHGWGYLVPGRRDNLAKVPMGTTLESPGVACPYRAIESLYRKHCLEQGKQQVEPQEAGLAEEFLLSDNSTMWQTVEELSCLDMEAEAKMENLCAAELGQPQALTTACGPKASQPSYHHGNGPYNDVDVPGCWFFKLPHKDGNSCNVGSPFAKDFLPKMEDGTLQAGPGGASGPRALEINKMISFWRNAHKRISSQMVVWLPRSALPRAVTRHPDYDEEGCYGAILPQVVTAGTITRRAVEPTWLTASNARSDRVGSELKAMVQAPPGYVLVGADVDSQELWIAAVLGDAHFAGMHGCTAFGWMTLQGRKSRGTDLHSKTATTVGISREHAKVFNYGRIYGAGQPFAERLLMQFNHRLTRQEAAEKAQQMYAVTKGLRRYRLSDEGEWLVRQLNLPVERTEDGWISLQDLRKIQRAASRKSCWKKWEVVAERAWIGGTESEMFNKLESIATSDTPQTPVLGCRISRALEPSAVQGEFMTSRVNWVVQSSAVDYLHLMLVAMKWLFEEFAIDGRFCISIHDEVRYLVREEDRYRAALALQITNLLTRRSRLFGAVLPSSSLVGTGELVQGKLYCKGAVDIDQCLRKEVTMDCKTPSNPTGMERRYGIPQGEALDIYQIIELTKGSLEKRSQPGP, encoded by the exons ATGAGCCGCCTGCTCTGGAAGAAGGTAGCCGGCGCCACCGTCGGGCCAGGGCTGGTTCCAGCAGCCGGCCGCTGGGTCTCCAGCTCCGTCCTCGACCCCGTCCCCAGCGACGGGCAGCTGCGGCCTCAGCAGCCGCAAGTGCCATCCTCGGAGGGCGGGCAGCTGCGGCACAACCCATTGCACATCCAGATGCTCTCGAGAGGGCTGCACGAGCAAATCTTCGGGCACGGAGGGGAGATGCCCGACGAGGCCGCGGTGCGCCGCAGCGTCGAGCATCTGCAGAAGCACGGGCTCTGGGGGCAGCCGGCCGCGCCCATGCCAGACGTGGAGTTGCGCCTGCCGCCGCTCTACGGGGGCAGCCTGGACCAGCACTTCCGCCTCCTGGCCCAGAAGCAGAGCCTGCCTTACCTGGAGGCGGCCAATTCCCTGTTGCAGGCCCAGCTGCCCCCCCAGCCCCCGAgctgggcctgggaggagggCTGGACCCGGTACGGCCCCGAGGGGGAGGCCGTACCCGTGGCCATCCCCGAGGAGCGGGCCCTGGTGTTCGACGTGGAGGTCTGCTTGGCAGAGGGAACTTGCCCCACATTGGCGGTGGCCATATCCCCCTCGGCCTG GTATTCCTGGTGCAGCCGGCGGCTGGTGGAAGAGCGTTACTCTTGGACCAACCAGCTGTCGCCGGCTGACCTCGTTCCCCTGGAGGTCCCTGCCAGTGCCAGCAGCTCCACCCAGAGGAATTGGCAGGAGCAGTTAGTGGTGGGACACAATGTTTCCTTTGATAGAGCCCATATCAGGGAGCAGTACCTGATTCAG gGCTCTCGCATGCGCTTCCTGGACACCATGAGCATGCACATGGCCATCTCAGGGCTGAGCAGCTTCCAGCGCAGTCTGTGGGTGGCAGCCAAACAGGGCAAGCACAAGGCCCGGCACCCTACACAGCGAGGCCAGAAGTCCCAGAGCAAAGCCAATGGCCACGTG ATCTCATCCTGGGACTGGATGGACATCAGCAGCATCAACAATCTGGCAGACGTGCATCACCTCTATGTGGGGGGACCTCCCTTAGAGAAGGAGCCTCGAGAATTGTTTGTCAAGGGCAGCATGCAGGACATCCGTGTGAACTTCCAG GACCTGATGCAGTACTGTGCCCGGGACGTGTGGGCTACCTATGAGGTTTTTCAGCAGCAGCTGCCGCTCTTCTTGGAAAG GTGTCCCCACCCTGTGACTCTAGCTGGCATGTTGGAGATGGGTGTCTCCTACCTGCCTGTCAACCAGAACTGGGAGCGATACCTCGAAGAGGCACAGAACACCTATGAAGAGCTCCAGCGGGAGATGAAGAAGTCACTGATGGACCTGGCCAATGATGCCTGCCAGCTGCTCTCAGGAGATAG GTACAAAGAAGACCCCTGGCTCTGGGATTTGGAGTGGGACCTGCAAGAGTTCAAGCAGAAGAAGTCAAAGAAGGTGAAGAAGGAGTCAGCCACAGCCAGCAAGTTGCCTGTCGAGGAGGCTGGGGATCCCATTGATCGGGAAG ACCCCGGCCCCCCCAGCGAGGAGGAAGAGGTTCAACGAGATGTCATGGCCCATGCCTGCTTGCAACAGCTGAAGGGTACCACAGAGGTGCTATTGCCCAAGCGGCTCCAGCACCTTCCTGGACACCCTGG GTGGTACCGGAAGCTCTGTCCACGACTAGATGACCCTGAATGGACCCCAGGCCCCAGCCTTGTCAGCCTGCAGATGCGCGTCACACCTAAACTCATGGCACTGACCTGGGACGGCTTCCCTCTGCACTACTCAGAGCGACATGGTTGGGGCTACCTGGTGCCTGGGCGGCGGGACAACCTGGCTAAAGTGCCAATGGGCACCACCCTAGAGTCACCTGGGGTGGCCTGCCCCTATAG AGCCATCGAGTCCCTATACAGGAAGCACTGTCTTGAACAGGGGAAGCAGCAGGTGGAGCCCCAGGAGGCAGGCCTGGCTGAGGAGTTCCTGCTTTCTGATAACAGTACCATGTGGCAGACG GTAGAAGAACTAAGCTGCCTGGACATGGAGGCTGAGGCCAAGATGGAGAACCTGTGTGCTGCAGAACTGGGTCAACCCCAAGCTCTG ACTACTGCTTGTGGCCCCAAGGCCAGCCAGCCCAGTTATCATCATGGCAATGGACCTTACAATGATGTGGATGTCCCTGGATGCTGGTTTTTCAAGCTGCCTCATAAG GATGGCAATAGCTGTAATGTGGGCAGCCCCTTTGCAAAGGACTTCCTGCCCAAGATGGAGGATGGCACCCTGCAGGCTGGCCCAGGAGGTGCCAGTGGTCCCCGTGCCctggaaatcaacaaaatgatttctttttggaGAAATGCCCATAAACGTATCAG CTCCCAGATGGTGGTGTGGCTTCCTAGGTCAGCTCTGCCCCGTGCTGTGACCAG GCACCCTGACTATGATGAGGAAGGCTGCTATGGGGCCATCCTGCCCCAGGTAGTGACTGCTGGTACCATCACCCGCAGGGCTGTGGAGCCTACATGGCTCACTGCTAGCAATGCCCGG TCTGACCGAGTAGGCAGTGAGTTGAAAGCCATGGTGCAGGCTCCACCTGGCTATGTCCTTGTGGGTGCTGACGTGGATTCACAGGAGCTGTGGATTGCAGCTGTTCTCGGAGATGCCCACTTCGCTGGCATGCATG GCTGCACTGCTTTTGGGTGGATGACACTGCAGGGCAGGAAGAGCAGGGGCACTGACCTACACAGTAAGACAGCTACCACAGTAGGCATCAGCCGTGAGCATGCCAAAGTCTTCAACTATGGTCGCATCTATGGGGCTGGACAACCATTTGCTGAACGCCTACTGATGCAGTTCAACCACCGGCTTACAAGGCAGGAGGCAGCTGAGAAAGCCCAGCAGATGTATGCTGTCACCAAGGGCCTCCGACG GTATCGACTTTCTGATGAGGGCGAGTGGCTGGTGAGACAGTTGAACCTCCCTGTGGAGAGGACTGAGGATGGATGGATTTCCCTGCAGGACCTGCGTAAGATCCAGAGAGCAGCTTCAAGGAA GTCATGCTGGAAGAAATGGGAGGTGGTTGCCGAGCGAGCATGGATAGGGGGCACAGAATCAGAAATGTTCAACAAGTTGGAGAGTATAGCCACATCAGACACACCACAGACCCCAGTGCTGGGCTGCCGCATCAGCCGAGCCCTGGAGCCCTCAGCTGTCCAGGGGGAG TTTATGACCAGCCGTGTAAACTGGGTGGTGCAGAGCTCTGCTGTGGACTACTTACACCTCATGCTTGTGGCCATGAAGTGGCTATTTGAAGAGTTTGCCATTGATGGACGTTTTTGCATCAGTATCCATGATGAGGTTCGCTACCTGGTACGGGAAGAGGATCGCTACCGTGCTGCCCTGGCCCTGCAGATCACCAACCTCCTAACCAG GAGGAGTAGGCTGTTTGGAGCAGTGCTGCCCTCCAGCTCCCTGGTTGGGACTGGGGAATTGGTGCAGGGAAAGCTCTACTGTAAGGG TGCAGTCGATATTGACCAGTGCCTCAGGAAAGAAGTGACCATGGATTGTAAAACCCCTTCCAACCCAACTGGGATGGAAAGGAGATACGGGATTCCCCAGG GTGAAGCGCTGGATATTTACCAGATAATTGAACTCACCAAAGGCTCCTTGGAAAAACGAAGCCAGCCTGGACCATAG
- the Polg gene encoding DNA polymerase subunit gamma-1 isoform X4 has protein sequence MSRLLWKKVAGATVGPGLVPAAGRWVSSSVLDPVPSDGQLRPQQPQVPSSEGGQLRHNPLHIQMLSRGLHEQIFGHGGEMPDEAAVRRSVEHLQKHGLWGQPAAPMPDVELRLPPLYGGSLDQHFRLLAQKQSLPYLEAANSLLQAQLPPQPPSWAWEEGWTRYGPEGEAVPVAIPEERALVFDVEVCLAEGTCPTLAVAISPSAWYSWCSRRLVEERYSWTNQLSPADLVPLEVPASASSSTQRNWQEQLVVGHNVSFDRAHIREQYLIQGSRMRFLDTMSMHMAISGLSSFQRSLWVAAKQGKHKARHPTQRGQKSQSKANGHVISSWDWMDISSINNLADVHHLYVGGPPLEKEPRELFVKGSMQDIRVNFQDLMQYCARDVWATYEVFQQQLPLFLERCPHPVTLAGMLEMGVSYLPVNQNWERYLEEAQNTYEELQREMKKSLMDLANDACQLLSGDRYKEDPWLWDLEWDLQEFKQKKSKKVKKESATASKLPVEEAGDPIDREDPGPPSEEEEVQRDVMAHACLQQLKGTTEVLLPKRLQHLPGHPGWYRKLCPRLDDPEWTPGPSLVSLQMRVTPKLMALTWDGFPLHYSERHGWGYLVPGRRDNLAKVPMGTTLESPGVACPYRAIESLYRKHCLEQGKQQVEPQEAGLAEEFLLSDNSTMWQTVEELSCLDMEAEAKMENLCAAELGQPQALTTACGPKASQPSYHHGNGPYNDVDVPGCWFFKLPHKDGNSCNVGSPFAKDFLPKMEDGTLQAGPGGASGPRALEINKMISFWRNAHKRISSQMVVWLPRSALPRAVTRHPDYDEEGCYGAILPQVVTAGTITRRAVEPTWLTASNARSDRVGSELKAMVQAPPGYVLVGADVDSQELWIAAVLGDAHFAGMHGCTAFGWMTLQGRKSRGTDLHSKTATTVGISREHAKVFNYGRIYGAGQPFAERLLMQFNHRLTRQEAAEKAQQMYAVTKGLRRYRLSDEGEWLVRQLNLPVERTEDGWISLQDLRKIQRAASRKSCWKKWEVVAERAWIGGTESEMFNKLESIATSDTPQTPVLGCRISRALEPSAVQGEFMTSRVNWVVQSSAVDYLHLMLVAMKWLFEEFAIDGRFCISIHDEVRYLVREEDRYRAALALQITNLLTRCMFAYKLGLNDLPQSVAFFSAVDIDQCLRKEVTMDCKTPSNPTGMERRYGIPQGEALDIYQIIELTKGSLEKRSQPGP, from the exons ATGAGCCGCCTGCTCTGGAAGAAGGTAGCCGGCGCCACCGTCGGGCCAGGGCTGGTTCCAGCAGCCGGCCGCTGGGTCTCCAGCTCCGTCCTCGACCCCGTCCCCAGCGACGGGCAGCTGCGGCCTCAGCAGCCGCAAGTGCCATCCTCGGAGGGCGGGCAGCTGCGGCACAACCCATTGCACATCCAGATGCTCTCGAGAGGGCTGCACGAGCAAATCTTCGGGCACGGAGGGGAGATGCCCGACGAGGCCGCGGTGCGCCGCAGCGTCGAGCATCTGCAGAAGCACGGGCTCTGGGGGCAGCCGGCCGCGCCCATGCCAGACGTGGAGTTGCGCCTGCCGCCGCTCTACGGGGGCAGCCTGGACCAGCACTTCCGCCTCCTGGCCCAGAAGCAGAGCCTGCCTTACCTGGAGGCGGCCAATTCCCTGTTGCAGGCCCAGCTGCCCCCCCAGCCCCCGAgctgggcctgggaggagggCTGGACCCGGTACGGCCCCGAGGGGGAGGCCGTACCCGTGGCCATCCCCGAGGAGCGGGCCCTGGTGTTCGACGTGGAGGTCTGCTTGGCAGAGGGAACTTGCCCCACATTGGCGGTGGCCATATCCCCCTCGGCCTG GTATTCCTGGTGCAGCCGGCGGCTGGTGGAAGAGCGTTACTCTTGGACCAACCAGCTGTCGCCGGCTGACCTCGTTCCCCTGGAGGTCCCTGCCAGTGCCAGCAGCTCCACCCAGAGGAATTGGCAGGAGCAGTTAGTGGTGGGACACAATGTTTCCTTTGATAGAGCCCATATCAGGGAGCAGTACCTGATTCAG gGCTCTCGCATGCGCTTCCTGGACACCATGAGCATGCACATGGCCATCTCAGGGCTGAGCAGCTTCCAGCGCAGTCTGTGGGTGGCAGCCAAACAGGGCAAGCACAAGGCCCGGCACCCTACACAGCGAGGCCAGAAGTCCCAGAGCAAAGCCAATGGCCACGTG ATCTCATCCTGGGACTGGATGGACATCAGCAGCATCAACAATCTGGCAGACGTGCATCACCTCTATGTGGGGGGACCTCCCTTAGAGAAGGAGCCTCGAGAATTGTTTGTCAAGGGCAGCATGCAGGACATCCGTGTGAACTTCCAG GACCTGATGCAGTACTGTGCCCGGGACGTGTGGGCTACCTATGAGGTTTTTCAGCAGCAGCTGCCGCTCTTCTTGGAAAG GTGTCCCCACCCTGTGACTCTAGCTGGCATGTTGGAGATGGGTGTCTCCTACCTGCCTGTCAACCAGAACTGGGAGCGATACCTCGAAGAGGCACAGAACACCTATGAAGAGCTCCAGCGGGAGATGAAGAAGTCACTGATGGACCTGGCCAATGATGCCTGCCAGCTGCTCTCAGGAGATAG GTACAAAGAAGACCCCTGGCTCTGGGATTTGGAGTGGGACCTGCAAGAGTTCAAGCAGAAGAAGTCAAAGAAGGTGAAGAAGGAGTCAGCCACAGCCAGCAAGTTGCCTGTCGAGGAGGCTGGGGATCCCATTGATCGGGAAG ACCCCGGCCCCCCCAGCGAGGAGGAAGAGGTTCAACGAGATGTCATGGCCCATGCCTGCTTGCAACAGCTGAAGGGTACCACAGAGGTGCTATTGCCCAAGCGGCTCCAGCACCTTCCTGGACACCCTGG GTGGTACCGGAAGCTCTGTCCACGACTAGATGACCCTGAATGGACCCCAGGCCCCAGCCTTGTCAGCCTGCAGATGCGCGTCACACCTAAACTCATGGCACTGACCTGGGACGGCTTCCCTCTGCACTACTCAGAGCGACATGGTTGGGGCTACCTGGTGCCTGGGCGGCGGGACAACCTGGCTAAAGTGCCAATGGGCACCACCCTAGAGTCACCTGGGGTGGCCTGCCCCTATAG AGCCATCGAGTCCCTATACAGGAAGCACTGTCTTGAACAGGGGAAGCAGCAGGTGGAGCCCCAGGAGGCAGGCCTGGCTGAGGAGTTCCTGCTTTCTGATAACAGTACCATGTGGCAGACG GTAGAAGAACTAAGCTGCCTGGACATGGAGGCTGAGGCCAAGATGGAGAACCTGTGTGCTGCAGAACTGGGTCAACCCCAAGCTCTG ACTACTGCTTGTGGCCCCAAGGCCAGCCAGCCCAGTTATCATCATGGCAATGGACCTTACAATGATGTGGATGTCCCTGGATGCTGGTTTTTCAAGCTGCCTCATAAG GATGGCAATAGCTGTAATGTGGGCAGCCCCTTTGCAAAGGACTTCCTGCCCAAGATGGAGGATGGCACCCTGCAGGCTGGCCCAGGAGGTGCCAGTGGTCCCCGTGCCctggaaatcaacaaaatgatttctttttggaGAAATGCCCATAAACGTATCAG CTCCCAGATGGTGGTGTGGCTTCCTAGGTCAGCTCTGCCCCGTGCTGTGACCAG GCACCCTGACTATGATGAGGAAGGCTGCTATGGGGCCATCCTGCCCCAGGTAGTGACTGCTGGTACCATCACCCGCAGGGCTGTGGAGCCTACATGGCTCACTGCTAGCAATGCCCGG TCTGACCGAGTAGGCAGTGAGTTGAAAGCCATGGTGCAGGCTCCACCTGGCTATGTCCTTGTGGGTGCTGACGTGGATTCACAGGAGCTGTGGATTGCAGCTGTTCTCGGAGATGCCCACTTCGCTGGCATGCATG GCTGCACTGCTTTTGGGTGGATGACACTGCAGGGCAGGAAGAGCAGGGGCACTGACCTACACAGTAAGACAGCTACCACAGTAGGCATCAGCCGTGAGCATGCCAAAGTCTTCAACTATGGTCGCATCTATGGGGCTGGACAACCATTTGCTGAACGCCTACTGATGCAGTTCAACCACCGGCTTACAAGGCAGGAGGCAGCTGAGAAAGCCCAGCAGATGTATGCTGTCACCAAGGGCCTCCGACG GTATCGACTTTCTGATGAGGGCGAGTGGCTGGTGAGACAGTTGAACCTCCCTGTGGAGAGGACTGAGGATGGATGGATTTCCCTGCAGGACCTGCGTAAGATCCAGAGAGCAGCTTCAAGGAA GTCATGCTGGAAGAAATGGGAGGTGGTTGCCGAGCGAGCATGGATAGGGGGCACAGAATCAGAAATGTTCAACAAGTTGGAGAGTATAGCCACATCAGACACACCACAGACCCCAGTGCTGGGCTGCCGCATCAGCCGAGCCCTGGAGCCCTCAGCTGTCCAGGGGGAG TTTATGACCAGCCGTGTAAACTGGGTGGTGCAGAGCTCTGCTGTGGACTACTTACACCTCATGCTTGTGGCCATGAAGTGGCTATTTGAAGAGTTTGCCATTGATGGACGTTTTTGCATCAGTATCCATGATGAGGTTCGCTACCTGGTACGGGAAGAGGATCGCTACCGTGCTGCCCTGGCCCTGCAGATCACCAACCTCCTAACCAG GTGCATGTTTGCCTACAAGCTGGGTCTGAATGATTTGCCCCAGTCAGTCGCCTTTTTCAGTGCAGTCGATATTGACCAGTGCCTCAGGAAAGAAGTGACCATGGATTGTAAAACCCCTTCCAACCCAACTGGGATGGAAAGGAGATACGGGATTCCCCAGG GTGAAGCGCTGGATATTTACCAGATAATTGAACTCACCAAAGGCTCCTTGGAAAAACGAAGCCAGCCTGGACCATAG